Genomic segment of Centropristis striata isolate RG_2023a ecotype Rhode Island chromosome 21, C.striata_1.0, whole genome shotgun sequence:
TAATTTCATCAAGTATAAAGTCTATAACTGCTCCATGGAGAATAAATTGGGATTGAGATGTTAGAACATTACCCAGGGTGCACTTAGTGTCATCTATGAGTATATGGGTACAGTTCCTGTTTCACAACTGGGAACAGTAACGGCTGCAAAAGTACCACTTCAAATCTTGTGTTTAGCAGAAATGTCTCGGAAATAAGTTGTtcagcatgaaaacaaaaaacataaaaaaaaaaaaaaagactaattgaTTAAAGAAATCTGAGTCCACTAAGGCCAAAAAAATAACCGATTACTCAACTAATAATATAAGTAAACCCAAGATTCTGTGAgtgtaaacaaaaaacagtctCCCATTCATTATCTATGGAGCAGCTGCAGACTTTATACTTGATGATATCACATGTTTTGAGACCAACTTCTCTAGTCTCTGACTTTCTCTCATGTACAAATATTGATTGAACTTTCCAATGCCATGGAAATAACATATAGCAAATCTTAATTTCAGTGGTTCCTTTGACGGATACTAAGCTGAAGACTATGATCAGTCGGCTCTAGTAAGTAGACTTTGATCCTTTTTGGTCAAATACTGTCGGTAAGGTGATGATAATGATTAAAGAACTGTAGCAGGGACTATTAAAGGTGTTGGAACCACAATTTATAAGTTACAGAAGTTGTACAGTGTATTTACCTTTTCCATCAGTTCCTGTCTCATTTTATCCACAACTTCAGGGTTCAGGCCCAGGAACATGACCAGAGAGGTGGCTGTGCTGGCTGTGGTTTCATGGCCCCCAAACAGCAGCTCGGTAGCAGACTCCTTAATGGCCTGGAAACACAAATGTACACACATAGAATAAGtcacagaacaaaacaatggCTTAAAAGAAGGATGGCATTGTTTCATGTGTAGTCTGACAGTAGATGTGATGTGATGGTGTCACTAACCTGCATGCTGAACGGTTCCCCGTTCTTCCTGCTGCTGTCTATGAGCTGCTGCAGAGCGTCTCTGTGTTTGGACTCCTTGTCTGACTCCTGCACCTTCTTCTTGATGTTCTCTTCTATCTTGGAGTGGATAAAGTTCCTCGCCTTCAGACCctggaggaaagaggagaaacaTCAGACTCTTGCATTCACCGGATACTGTAAATCTGCATATAATATTTGCAGAGTTTTTGAATGTCTACaggtttttatgttctttaacTCTACAACTCTGCTATGACGCATACCCATACCCAAAAGTCATGCATTCACTCCATTCTGAAATGTGTCTCTTACCCTGTACAGTCCACTGAAAGGCACATCGATGGGCAGAGAGAACAGATTCTTGATCATTTCCTCAAAAGcttccaccagctgctgctcGTCCGTCTTGATCTGCTCCGGCTCGAAACCCAGGAGGATCCTCATGGCGATGCGGAACATCAGCCGCTTCATTTCTGGGTAGACCAGCACGCAGGAGTCCTTGGCCACCCACTCCTTCACTGCAGCCCGCACCTCCTCCTGGATGACAGGGATGTAGAGCTCCAGAGCCTCTGTGGAGAAAGCCCGCATGATGGcctggagaggagcaggagggatgATGTGTTAATAGGGAAACAATACTGTATGCATTGATTGTTACTTTCATAAAGTGCTCAATTACCACACATGGTGACAGGgaattacatattatatatattatgttgcCTTGTAATGTAAACATCTCTTGATCAAGTTATGAGTCCCTGGAAAATCACCTTTAAAGTATTTTACCAgtacaatgtttttttcaagttcAAATCTACTCATTTCAAGAATTTGATTTTGAGATTTTTCTCAAATCAAGTGTTGTAACATGAATTTCTACTGCACATGCAGATTTTTCTTTAAAGGGGACGTGTTTTGCTCAGCtacaaacatgttaacatgccATGCCTGTCATAGCACCGTGTCATTTAGCCCTTTTtccgtaaaaaaaaatctgctctgattggtcagggTTGCCGGTCTTATACTTCTTCGTTCTCTgagtctctgcaccatcattgcagccgggaaATTACTTTCCAGAGATATATATTATaggtgtgacatcacaaccttaagAGACTTGAATACGGGCGGGAGTGTTTTGTTACCTTCACTGTATCtatatagcacctagacctgctttatcattaaaaaaatatgggaATATCACTTTTACAATATAAAGATGATATCAAAGAAAGGTTTTTCAAATCCAATATCACTATTTGTTCAGTGATTAATTACCAGACGCAGAATGGATgagaatttattatttaatgtatttaaataagttTAGTTTCTGTGCAACATCAGGTAAGCAGGAGGAAGGGAGGAATTCTGGATATTTGCTCCTCATTTTACTGATAAATATGCAAACAAATCCATATTTACTTTAACATGGAACTAGGACATGCATCTGCTAAAAAACAGAATGTGTAATCTGAAAAGTTAGTTTTTAACCTGTGTTGAGCAAATGATAAAGCAAAAATAGATTCAGAGCTTTCATAGTTATCAGATTCAATCTGAACTCACCTTTTTCTTGCTCTTGTGTTGGGCTCCGTGCACGTTAGACAGTGTATCCGAGCCCAGGATGGTGCGCACAGAAGCGGGCCACTGCACGGCCACGAGCCTGTGCTCCCCCAGCAGAATCTGCCTGACGTTATCCGCGCCGGTGACGCGCACGGTGGGGTTCCCGAAGAGGTGCGTGCGGTAGATGTAGCCGTACTTCTGGCGCTTCATCCGCAGAAACTTTCTCCTCTGCAAACATGAGCACATGCATACAAACCAAATGaatcaatgcaaaaaaataataaactaatactaatacaacactgtagATCATACAGTAACACgatttaattaaatacatttttttttaagttaaataaatattttggaaTTAATTCACCAATGACTTATTAATcttaaaactgaataaaatcgcctcaaaattgtacactTAAAATCAAATAGCAGATTTACTccaattaaaaacaatatttaacccTGTAGGTGCCATAAGCGCCTCGTAAAGCGCATCAAGTTGGTAGCAAGTTGTTTACAAATATGAAAACAGTcccaataacaacaataattataataaaaataataataaaagattaACAAAACTTTAACAGATATTTCCTCACTCGACAGAGCAAATCGGAATAATTAcacttctaaatttaaaaaaaatgaaatactacGATGATACATTTACAGATTGCCTATTAATGTCAAAAACGATATTAAGCAGTCTTAGAATGGCACACTTGCATAAAAAAATCGCACATCTACTCCGCTTGAATACAGATTGTTTTTAAACCCTGTAGGTTGTTGTTTACTACAtgaaaacagataaaagaaaacttaaaaaaaaaagtttaacacaAGTTTAACCTATGACATTTCCTCAGAGTGCCTGCAGCATCCTGATCCACATGTGGGTTTGTGAAAGTAGAAGTGTGCCACGCGTTTACCTGCAGGATGAGCTGCAGCGTCTCTCCAATGAAAGGTAAGCCCATGGATCCGGGGGGCAGCGGGCTGGAGCAGCTCGGATCTCTGCCTCGGATCATGTAAACCTCCCACAGCTTGAGCGCCACCAGAAACAGCAGGATGGGAAGCACGATGGTGCACAGGAAGGTGGCCAGCAGTGTGTTCAGAGCCATGTTGCAGCGGCTTCAGTGAGCAGAGCGTCTTTGTTGGAGAAGAGGTGCAGTTCAGGTGAAACGCTGTCAGCTACGGAGACTTCAGGCTGCTCATGCAGCTCTTTTATAGGCTGCCGGGACTGCGGGCAGCCTGTTACCTTCTCCTCCCTCAGATAAATTAGTTCACTCAAAGTTCATCTTTAATTGTGGGTGTCGTTCAGCCCCGCCTCCGGCCTGTACTGGCTGACTTGCCTCGCCATTTGTTCCAGGGGCCGCATCCTTAATCCCTACCTCCTGTTGCACGCAGACAATCCGCGGCGGATTTCACTGAGAAAAGGTGATGATTCCCTCCGAGACAATGGAAGCGCGTCCCAAGACGCCTTTGTTGGCAATAAGGCAGCTAGTTTACACACTCATTACCTTGGCTTAAGCCCCGCTTGTGGGATCAGTAATGATGCCTGCAGGGCGGCCTGCATTCAAGAGCAAAAAGCTTTTAAGCAGCACATTTTCAGCTGGAAAAGAGGCTCGAAGAATGTCTTAATCCTTCTCCCCGTGGGTCTCACTtagtactttttattttaaaatcagctgATCTGGATGCACACACATGTGGCTGTAATTATTCAAACCCGCAGCAGCCCGATCAGCCCCTGTTGCAGTCATGATGTATCAGTATAACAATGAGGCTGCATCTGACTATGAGAGATGAAATGATGATTAACATCTCCCAGGAAAGCAGCGCTGCCCTCTGCTTGACTCCAGCCTCTATCAGTCTGCTTCAGATTGAACCTCTTCCTAATCTAGAGGAAGACTTTgacctgctctctctctgtcctcccgcatgtgtgtgtgtgtgtgttataaaaATGATATCTCTCTCAGCGGGTTCAAACTTGGGTCAGTAGAGACAGGCGGAGGGacgcgcgcacgcacgcacacgcacgcaagGTTATCCCCGGGCTACGCCGCATGAAAAGTAAACACCGAGTGGAGAGAAGGCGCTCATCTGCCCAGCCACCACATCCTCACTCTGCATTTGGTCTCTTGTTTTTTTACGACCTGCCATAACGACAGgacgtgtgtttatgtgtgtgtgcggcgGGGCCTTTCGGTCAGTCAGGAGTGAGACAGTTTGGCTGCTGCTTTTACAACGACGCATTACATGGATGGATCTGTCTGTTCTGGCTGACTGtgtacgttttttttaaaagagggcGCCCCGAGGTTCACCCCGGTGGGAAGGTATGACAACTATCACCATTACAGTCACACAAAAGCCTGGACATATAATCTGATCTCCTGTCATGGCTTGGATGTGAAATTCCATGACTTTTACTTTGACTTTCTGCTGATTAGAAGCAGGACTGCAGACACTGTGGACACAGTTTTAGGGCTTTCAGAAATCTGGAGTCATTCCCAGTTTTTTAGACTCAGATGCCGAGGCAAAAGTGAGGATATTATACTATAAAGAACAATAAAGTCCACTTTGGGTGAGTAGGGGGGTCAAacaaatgcaggattttttttttataactcatagcatacaccttcaatgtttgaatcttattttattgaaaaacaataacacagcagtatttttctttaacaaataaaggaaatcacaatgtctggggtaataataaaatattgaacttaaaataaatagcaacaatttacagaacaaactaacaaaagaactgcaaccataaacaaagtgtcctgagtttttggtttcgttatagtacaacatacatacatacaacacagtCATGCAGGAGTACGCGTATGTGCAGacgcactttcagacctttgcggaggtagataagatcgctagataagataATTAGATGATAAAATACATGATTTATTATTCCTCCACTAGAATTTCTTGTCTTTATTCGGATGGAGAGTTAGAAAAAAGCCTGACTGGTTTCACCCCCCAGCAGGCCCAGGGGCAAATAATAGCTCATGGCCCAAAATGACCTTCAGCCTCTTTTCTTCTCAATGCAATGTGGCGGTGTCAAGAAGGTAACACTAGATTATCGGAAACTCTAATGACCTCtaatggttaaggttaggatagGTTGTTGGGCAGTGACTCTCAAAAGAGTGTAAAATAGTTTTTACTCAGGTTTTCACAAATCTGGGAATAAATTCTAGACGCTACCATGCAATGTGTGTAATTTCTCTGAGATAATACATTAGAGGCAGCCTCCCCAAGACAACcccatatgttttttgtttaggAGCTTATTACAAaccattattatgtttatttataggcaatgccccctagtggccacagTAATTATGATGCCAAGGCGGAAGTGAGGATATGAAGTATCAAGAACAAAACGTTCTGCTCAGGGTGAGTGggagcaaacaaacacaggactttctcAGAGGAAATCTGGGTTTGTGATCCTAGTAAAATCAaaattcaatgtttttattttatgctgCCAATGTAGCTAAATCTCCTTTAACATCAACTACCTCACGTCCAGCAGTAGATATTTGACACCAAACTATATTTTTCTTAGCTGAACAATGTAGTTTTGTTCCCTAAACTAAACACcatgttcaaaactaaaatGTTGAGTTTAGGTATGAGGACGTGTTGATGTCCTGCTACCAGTAGGGGTGCTCATTTAGGAAACGCTCCTGTTGGTGGTATTGAAGGGAAGGATCGAATGACCTGTGGACTGGAATATTACCTGGTCCTGCATTTATCATGGTAGATATTTTCCAatcaattttcaattcaattagcATAAATCAGTTGTAGCTCAAGAAGTCCAGGGGCCCCAGTGCAGTTCCCAGAGTTGCCCAGTTGGTAATCCATTTTTGGAAACTGTGTTTagtcttttatttaaatgttatggGTCTGtaatttattgatcatttcctAGAAAGTTTCCTGGAATAGCGAGAGTGAAGTAGAGTTTGGATTTAATAGGGATATTTTTTAAAGACCTTCTTCTGGTGCCAAGTCACAGTGGAACAAGTCTGCCCCCCTCCATGTTCCTACTTTTTATACAGAAAAGGGGGTCAGGATAACAGTGGCTATTCATTCTTCTTTCTATTTCAACTCCTGGCTCCTGGCCCGTTACCTCAGGAAGTTAATGTGATGACTGGGTTAAGTtggaaaacacataaaattttATTCTTCCTAGTGCTCACTATGAAAAATATCCTTGTGTTCACAAAAGACAATTTATTAAAGCTCCTGATTTTTCCTGGCTGGAACAAATCTtcaaaaatgtgtctttctgtCCAGAGCAGAGCATTTAATATGAATAATGTTATTTTGGCGACAGTATTTTAATCTGATTGGAGGGAATATTCATGGACTTTAAAGACAGAGAAGAGCTCTGACAACTTGTGAAAAAAAGTCTAGTggtaaaatacaaaatgtatttgcTTTATAGAATATAGGCTGCTGAAAATTGAACTCTACATGAGTAACCATATTAATGAACAAATCTGTGTTTACTCTCTGTGTTCAGATGGACAACAGCGGGTGATGCATGTTCAGGGTGAATGGGTTTCCAGCTGGTCATGCTGGAGCTGGTGAGTTTTTCTCATCACAATGTGAATGTGTGAAACAGGATTCTGCTGTTCAGGTGTGATAAAGcagagagctggaggaggaggaggaggaggaggaggaggggtgggtGAAGGGAGGTTCAAGTG
This window contains:
- the LOC131959506 gene encoding cytochrome P450 26A1 → MALNTLLATFLCTIVLPILLFLVALKLWEVYMIRGRDPSCSSPLPPGSMGLPFIGETLQLILQRRKFLRMKRQKYGYIYRTHLFGNPTVRVTGADNVRQILLGEHRLVAVQWPASVRTILGSDTLSNVHGAQHKSKKKAIMRAFSTEALELYIPVIQEEVRAAVKEWVAKDSCVLVYPEMKRLMFRIAMRILLGFEPEQIKTDEQQLVEAFEEMIKNLFSLPIDVPFSGLYRGLKARNFIHSKIEENIKKKVQESDKESKHRDALQQLIDSSRKNGEPFSMQAIKESATELLFGGHETTASTATSLVMFLGLNPEVVDKMRQELMEKEEQGMDLHSLNIESLEQLKYAGCVIKETLRINPPVPGGFRVALKTFELNGYQIPKGWNVIYSICDTHDVAEIFPNKEDFQPERFMSKPLADSSRFQYIPFGGGSRMCVGKEFAKVLLKIFLVEVVTKCHWTLLNGLPTMKTGPTVYPVDNLPTKFTSYVQN